The DNA sequence GGTATGACTGGAGAGTTCACGTTCCATTTCAGCTTCGAGTTCGTCGGTCGGATTACGGACGGCCTGCCAGATAGTCCAGCCCATCAGAAAGGCAAAGACCGACAAGAGGACAATTGCATCCAGACGGCTGATGTGTCCATCCCAGATCTGCCAGGCAGAGAGCAGGGTACAACCACCCAGAACGGGTAATTCCTTACGTAGGATCTTGGAGTGCACCGTCAGTGGATTAATGAGTGCCGTCAGACCGAGGATCAGGGCGATATTGGTAATATTCGAACCGTAAGCATTCCCGAGTGCGACGCCGGCGTTTCCTTCGGAGGCGGAGATGACCGAGACCACCATTTCCGGCAGCGAAGTACCAAAGCCGACAACTACCATGCCGATCAACAGGGGCGACATGCCGAAATAGCGTGACGTCACTGCAGCACCATCGATGAAGCGGTCTGTACTCCAGATCAATAATGCGAGTCCGGCGATGATCGCGATAAAGGCAAGCAACATGATCAGGCCTGTATAAATCCTTAGCTCTTGTCTGTGGTATTTAGTGGGAACGGGAGTCTGGTTCTAACCAATCTGCCGTGGATTTTCCAGAGGACGTGGCGTTCAGAAAAAAATAATGGAAAATATGTGAGGATCGCGCGGGGCACATTTGCGAAAGCATGCGGGAAACGGACAATAGGGGGAATGTTTTTCAACAAGTGCTCAGAGAGTGTGAAAAACAGCATGTGCAATCAACTTTGAGTTTATCTGCTGCGAAAGTCCAGGACACCCCTCGGGTGTATTGACCGTGATCACAAAAAAATCAACCCGGCCGGACGGTTCTTCAGTCTCCCGGTATCAAGGGTCGGGCGTGCGACACGCGATGACTCCCAATCGGTGGCTGGCCCCCGCGGAACTCTTTCTCAGTTCCTTCATCGCACTCATCATCCTGGGATCCCTCGGGCTGAAATTCCTGCCGGGCATCTACCAGGGAGAACCCCTGAACTGGACCGATGCGATCTTTACGTCCACCAGTGCCGTCTGTGTGACGGGACTGATTGTCGTCGATACGGCTACGTACTTCACCCTGCGGGGCCAGGCGCTGATTCTGCTGCTGATTCAGCTGGGTGGTCTGGGGATGCTGATTCTGACCAGTGTGATCATCACCGCGCTGGGGAGAAAAATCTCGCTGAACCTGGAATCGGTGACCGCGGATTCCCGTAAACTGATCCCGCAGGTCTCGGCGCGGCTGCTGATCACTAACATTCTGAAATTTACTTTTCTGATTGAAGCGGCCGGAGCATTCTTACTGTATTGTATGTGGGTGCCCCGCCTGGGCTGGAAGGGGGCTGCCTGGCCCGCGGTATTTCATTCCGTGAGTGCCTTCTGTAATGCGGGCTTTTCGACGAACAGCAATTCGCTGATCAACTATCAGGATTCTCCCGGAACACTGCTGGTGATTTCGGTCCTGATCATTCTGGGTGGGCTCGGCTTCGTAACGATGCAGGAATTGAATCTGCGGTTTGCCCAACGTCAGCAGTCGCTGCCCCGGATCAAGCGTCTGTCCGTGCACAGTCAGCTGGTGTTGTGGACTTCCTTTATTCTGATTCTCGGCGGCTGGTTGTTGTTTGCCGGCTTTGAATGGAACGGTCTGCTGGCTGAGATGTCTCTGACAGATAAGCTGTCTAACTCGCTGTTTCTAAGCGTCACGCCCCGGACAGCGGGGTTCAACTCGATCGACTACGAGCAGGCGACCGACAGTACGAACCTGTTGACGATGATCCTGATGATGATTGGCGGCTCCCCCAGTTCGACGGCCGGCGGGTTGAAAACGACCACCTTTGCACTACTGGGACTGCTGGCCTGGTCCAAACTGCGTTCGCAGACGACAACCACATTCGCCAGCCGCTCGATTCCGGACGAAACCATTCAGCGGGGTACCGGCTTATTTGTGATCTCCACATCGGTGGTCGTCACAGGGGTCTTCCTGATGTCGTCGATTGGTGATTTCCGGGGATACGAGCAGCGATTCCTGGTACGGCTGTTTGAAACGATCAGTGCGTTTAATACCGTAGGGCTTTCGATGGGCCTGACCGATTCGCTGTCGTTACCTTCGCGGTGGGTGCTGATATTTTTGATGTTTGCGGGGCGAACCGGACCTCTGGTGATCGCATCCGCGTTGATTGTGCGCCTGGCACATCGCAGTAAATTCCGACTGGCCTACGAAGATGTCATCGTGGGTTAGTAATCGTATTTTAATTGTGAACTGAACATAAAGAGCAGGGTTTTGCCATGAAACGTTTTGTGGTCATCGGACTGGGTAACTTCGGATTCTCCGTGGCACGCACCCTCTATGAAGGGGGGCATGACGTGATCGCCATCGATCTCAACGAAACGCTGGTCGACCGGCTGGCGTCGCTGATTTCGCACGCGGTGGTCGGCGATGGAACCGACCTCGATACGCTGGTGCGCATCAGTGCCAAAGAGGCGGACGCGGCCATCGTGTCGACCGGAGATGACATTACCGCCAGCATCCTGGCCACGATGGCGCTGCACGATCTGAAAATCAAGGACATCTATGTGAAAGTCGTGTCGAATGATCATGCTCGCGTGATGGACCGCATCGGCGTGACTGATATCGTCTTTCCCGAACGTGATTCCGCGATCAGCCTGGCAACCCGCATGACCGGCTCCGCACTCCTGAACTACGTCAAACTGGGGAAAGGCTTCAGCCTGCAGGAGATGGGTGTACCCAACGACTGGATGGGGAAATCGATCCGCGAGCTCAAGCTGCGGCAGGAATACGATATTACCATCGTCGCCGTCCACGATATTCTCACGGATAAGATCATCGCCTCGCCCGATCCGGACAAACTGTTGAATGACACGGATACGCTGCTGGTCGCCGGCGAAGACAAGATTCTGGATCAGATCGCCAATATTTCCTGATCCGTGGCGTGTTCCCCTCATGGGTCGGAATACCGAAACCACGTAGCGATCGTTGTGCGCAGGTACGGCTGCCTCCTGAGAGTCCCCTCGGAAACCCTGTCGCGACAACATTTGTCTTGACAACTATTGTTGAAACGCGCATTAATTCAGATTATGAATCCACGAGCCAGCCAAACCGAATCGCAGCGTGTGAGCTTTGACTCACCGGAACAAGAGGTCTTCCTGCAGCTCTGGCGGACGTATGACTGCCTGAAGGTGCTGGAAGAGTCGCTGTTTGTCCAATTTGAACTTTCTCCGCAACAGTACAACGTTTTGCGGCTGTTACAGATGGCAGCCCCTGAAACGGTACAGACCATGGAGCTGGGCCGCCGGCTGATTTCCCGCTGTCCGGATACCACCCGCATGCTGGACCGCCTTGAGAAACGGGGCCTGGTGCAGCGCAGTCGGTTACCCGAAAACCGCCGCGTGGTGGAGGTGGCCATTACGGAGGAGGGGCAGACCCTGCTCAAACGGATGGAGAAAGCGGTCGTGCAGATGCATGGGCAACAGCTGGGGCATTTGAGTGACAGCGAACAGCAACGGCTGATTCGGCTGCTCCAGAAAGCACGTGCGCCGCATGAGGATGCCAGTTGCGACTGGCTGGATTCGCTGTAGTATTTCCTGCCGACTGGGGCCTGCCAGTCAGATCACGTTTTATGAGACAGCCAGATGAAAGGTCAGAGTTCCGCTTCTCCGTTACGCCCACTGTGGCCGTTTTGTTTGTGGCTGGTCCTGTTTTATGCAGTCTGGCTGACGGTGGTTCTGCTGACTGATGGCTGGGAAACACTGCGTGCTCACTGGCCGATCGCCGTATCGATGGCGCTGGGTTCTTATATCGCCGGTTCGACCCCGATGGGGGCGGCACTGTCGGTTTTCCGGTACTGGTCCTGTTTTTTGATATGCCCGGTTCCCTGGGACGGAATTTTGGTCTGGCTGTCCAGTCGGTGGGGATGGTTTCGGCCAGCATTTATATTCTCTCGGCTCGACGTCCGCTCGACTGGGGATTGCTGAAACCGGCGCTGGCGGGCGCCCTGGTGGGAACACCACTGGGTGCTGCATTGATTGCTCCCTTTGTTCCGGACCTGTGGGTCAAGCTGACGTTCGCGGTGGTCTGGTGCAGTTTCGGTATCATGCATCTGGTAAAGCTGAAAGAACTGGTGGCCGCCGAGGGAGTCAGTGACCGCTGGCGGCGCTACGATACTCCGCTGGGACTGACCGTCGGTTTTACGGGGGGCATCGTGGCCTCGATTACCGGCGTGGGGATTGACATGATGGTCTATGCGACGCTGGTGCTGCTGTATCGGGCCGATCTGAAGGTCGCGATTCCGACCTCGGTGCTGCTCATGGCGTTTACCTCAGTTGTGGGGATTTCTGCGAACCTGCTGCTGTCACGGTTCCATCCCGGTCTGTATCACATGGATCCGGAAGTGTATGCCAACTGGCTGGCCGCGGCTCCGATTGTCGCCCTGGGAGCGCCCTTTGGTGCGCTGGTGGTGAATCTGATTTCCCGCACGCCGACGCTGCTACTGGTGTCGTTGCTGTGTATCGTGCAGTTCGTGTGGACGATCATGCATGAGCGGGTGACCGGTGTGGCCCTGCTGGCGGCACTGGGGAGCGTCCTCGCGATGAATGCCCTGTTTCATGTTCTGTACCGGTGCGGGCGCGGGGAGGCGTCCCTGGATCGTCCGGGTCTGGCTGCGGGATTGCCGCCGGTGGAACTGGTGGGGGATGAGCGGGGGGAGTGAACTGGCTGCGCTCCAGTTCATTGTAAGATTACCCTGACAATTTCCTGCTCGCTGTGCTCGGCCCGAATTGCATTCGGGCTCACCCGATGTTTCCTGCTATGGACCAGATCGCGTTTCTTAATTCAAAGCGGGCCCTTTCCCGAAACGCCTAACCGGGGCTAACGCCCTGCGGCTAATTTGGTTTTTCTACTGGCGTGTTCTCTTCACAAGAGGATAGTTCAGTGCTGCCCGGTTTTTATCTGGTGTGGCTCGCGCCGCTGCTTACGATTCATTGTTACCGTCATGGCACCTTGCTGCGCGGTGGTTTTCTGGACTGCAGGTTTGCCCTGACCATTTCTTGCCCGCGTTGCTCGCCTCGAATTGCATTCGGGGTTACCCGATGATTTGTGTGGGATGCTGCTGGCAGATTCGTAGATCTAATTGCTAATGATTGGAGTTATTGTTTTGCATGGTTTCGTATTTTGTGGAAGGGCGTGGGGAGGTCAAGGGGTTTTGACTTTTGAAATGACTTTCAGACCTGCTGAATGTGCAGTGAGTCTGCTGCGAGTTGCTTTGAATATGCTCCGAAATGATTTGAAATTTGACGAGACAACGGGAACCGGTGGCGGATGTTCCGGTGTAGAGGGGGTGAAAATCGACGGCGATTCAGGTGCTGATGAGTCGCTTGTTCCGGATTTCCAGTGCACGCATCGTCCGCCTCGCGCGCGAAGCACAATTGCAATACTTTACGATTCGGAAAGCGGGGATCAAGGTCAGTCTATGCAGTCCTGTGCACTGAACGAAACAGGTAAAAACGGGAAAGTAGAGATATTTTCCACAGGGAAACAACGGGAATGGGAGTTGATGATGAAGCGCATCAAAAAAGAGAGTGAACCTGCGATGCGGTTCACTCTCTGTGAGCATATTGTCGGGGCGGGCTCAGCCTTCCCAACGGGTCTTCATGAATTCGAGACCTTTGGTTGCCAGATGTTCTTCGGTGGGGAACATCTTCCGCCAGATGCGGGTGGCAGCGGCCAGGTCGGGCAGGGCCAGACCGAAGGCTTCGATGGTGAACCAGCCGTCGTATTTGATTTCTTTGAGTGCAGCGAAGGTTTCGTCCCAGTTGACGCCCCCTTCGCCGGGTGTGGAGCGATCGTTTTCGGAGATGTGCACGTGGACCATCTGATCGGCACAGACTTTAACGGCTTCGGTAATACTTTTCTCTTCGATGTTGGCATGGAAGGAGTCGTACATCATCTTCAGGTTCGGATGATTGACTTCACGGGTGAACTGAGAACAGTCTTCCGCAGTATTGAGGAAGTAGCATTCAAAGCGGTTGAGGTATTCACAGACCAGGATCACGTTGTTGGCCTGGGCGTGGTCAGCGGCCTGGGCGAGGATTTCCTGACCGTACTTCCATTCTTCGGCGGTACGACCGGAGCCGGAGAATTCGCCGAGTGCGGAGTGAATGGGGCCACAGAGGTGAGTGGCTCCAGAGGCGGCACACATATCGATCATACGTTTAAGACGATTCAGGCCGGCTTCACGGATGGCAGGATCGCTGGAGATCGGGTTTTCATCCGGCGTACAGACGGTGACGGCGGTGCGGCCCAGACCGAGTTCTTCCAGTTTGTTTCCGACCTGAGCGAATTTTTTCTCATCCGCCTCAAAGACAGGCAACTCGACGCCATCATAGCCCCAGCCTTTGATCTGCTCGAGCAGTCCGAAATGGGACTCATTCACATCGGAGGTCCACAGCAGCATGTTTAAGCCGTACTTCATTGTTGTTATCTTTCAATCACTGGAGATTAAAAATGCTCAGGCGGCAATAAATCGTCGAGACGCTTTTCTACGATTTCCCGACCTGTTTTGAGAACTGAGATCGTACCTTCCGGTAACGGTTGTAGTTTGACCCGTTTCATGACCTGATTCAAGCGTAAGTGCATTCTTTGTGGATCCGGGTAATCTCTTAAGAAAGCTTCTTTATGGAACAACACCAGCCAGGCCCGGAGTTGATCGGTTTCGCGGGTTGTCATGCGATTCGTGGCCTGTTGTGTCACGAAGGGATCGATCTCCAGGAACGCATCGTAGTAGCGGTCGATCAGGCCGGGGTTCTGATCGATGAGGACGGCATCGAGCAGGAGTTCGGTAGTAATGTGACCGAGGAAACCGACGCGAGCGGAATCGTCATTCTGAAAGAGCTCACGAAACAGGAGCGAGAGATCGGTGGTGATTTCGAGGAAGCCCTGCGTGGAGTGAAACCAGTGGTCGTCGTCGAGATGCTGCTTGATGCCAGAGGCGAGTTCGGCCTGGATGCTGTCAGTCTCTTCGACAAACGGGGCGACGTTTTTCATCCGCAGACGGACGCGTCGATCCACCACGGAGAGGAGATCGGGCAGGGCGGTTCCTGCCAGGAAATAGGGGCGATCGACGAATCGCATTCCATGGGCAAAGTAGTTCATGATACTCTGAATTTTGCTAACGGTCTCTGTTCGGTTCAATGCTCAATCGTAGCGGATTGGCCGGAAGAATCACAGTTGACACAGGGGGATTTAGGGGAACCTGTCCCGGGAAGGGAGGTGTGACATTGGATACGAGCTACCTTAAGCGTATAATGCCTGACACATCGCTGAGTTTAACCAACGCTGAATTTGTGCCGAAAGTAAACTATGTCTGAGTCTCCTTTAAATTTGATGTTCCTCCTGCGGGATCAAAGCGCACACATTCAGACGGCCTGGGATCAGATCCACGCATACCTGCAATCCCAGTCTTCGGTCTATGTCTCAGCGGTCTCCGTGATCGAAGATTTCACTCCCGATGATTCCGAAGCTGATCTGGTGGTTGTCCTGGGGGGTGATGGCGCGATCCTGCGGGCCTGTCGCCAGATGGGACTGAATCAGCTGCCGATGATTGGTGTGAACCTGGGTCGGCTGGGATTTCTGGCAGACCTGACCCCGGACGGGTTCTGCAAGAACTTTGCCCAGATCGTGGAGCGCAAGTATCGGATCGTCGAGCACCTGATGTTCGAATGCAAGCACTATCTGGCGGATGGATCGGTGAATACCTACCTGGGACTCAACGAGGTGGTGATCAGTTCTGCCGGGGCGATGTCGATGATCGATGTCGAATTGACGGTGAATAACGAACTGGTGACGACCTATAGTGGCGACGGGCTGATCATCAGTACGCCCGTAGGTTCGACCGCGCACAGTCTCTCGGCGGGGGGCCCGATTTTGAAACAGGATCTGCAGGCGTTTGTGATCACTCCGATCTGTCCGCATACGCCGACCAATCGACCGCTGGTGGACAATGCAAACGCTCTGTATTCGCTGTCTTCCCCGAATGCACCGGAGGGAGCGATGCTGGTGATTGACGGGCAGATCAAGGTTCCCTATTCCTCTGGTGACCGCCTGGAACTGAAGCGGGCTCCAGTGGCGTTCAAACTGGCCCGGATTCCAGGATTCAACTACTATACGCGTCTGAATCGCAAGCTGGGCTGGGGAGGCCAGCCGAAATATGGAGCAGAATAGTTAAATACCTGAAAAAACTGCGCTTCCGGTCCTAAATTGATCTCCCCACGCAGATTCAGATCTGCTATTTTCACCGCAGTTTATGGAGAAACCACCAACTTTTCCGGGAAGGAGTCCCTGATGCGGTCTACTGTGTTCTGTCTACTGACCCTCATGCTGAGCCAGTTTTCAGCACCACTGTCTGTCACCTCTGCTGCGGATGAAGACGCGAAGAGCTATTCGCTCCGCTATAAATTCACTCCGAACGAGTTTGTCCATTACCGGGTTGAAACCGAGAACAAGATTACGGTTCAGCTCAACCAGGATACGCAGACTTCCGCGAACTCTTCGAACACGTTGAAGCATTATCGTGTGATTTCCGTGAATGAAGAAGGCAATGGGACACTGGAAACCCGCATTGACCGCGTCAAAATGAAGGTTCAGTTCGATGATGCGACTCCCGCAACATTCGACAGTGAACAAAATCCCGAGAAAGATCTGGAACAGTTTAAACCGATCCGGGCGAATATCAGCAAGCCGTCACGCATTGTCTATTCACCGCTGGGTAAAGTGATTTCAATCCAGGAACTGAAAGTCGACGGCGAAGGAGCGAAATTTGAAGAAGCCCAGGCGCCAGGCAAGCTGGACCAGGAAAAAACGCGTCGTCTGGGCTTTCTGATCCCGCTGCCTGAAGAAGAGGTCAAAGTCGGGGGTACCTGGGAAGACGAACTGGATGTGGAAGTGGCCCTCAGCAAGACTCTGCGTAAAAAAGTGCCTGTACGTCGTACTTTTACACTGGAATCGGTAGAAGACGGCCTGGCTGTGATCACCTTCAAAACCAAAATCATGACCCGGCTCAACGACCCGAAACTGAGCATGCAGCTGATTCAGAAAACACCTTCCGGAACCATTAAGCTGGATATTGAACGGGGTGTGATTATTTCCCAGGATGTCTCCCTGGATAAAGCCCAGGTAGGCGTATTTGACGGCAAAGGAGCGATGCGGGCGGTCTCGACTCGACTGGAAACGCTGGTCGATCCCACCGAAGTCGCTCAGAAAGAACAGACCACCGAAGCCCAGTAATTGATCAGCAGAAGCCGATATTTGGGCCCGGCCGACAGGCGATCTGTCGACAACACGCAAAAGTCAGTGCTTGTCTCACTTTTTTTAAGGGGAGACAAGCACTTATGTGTTGACGCTGACAGCAATTATTTTACACTTAGAATTCGCCGCTAAGGTACGCAAGCCCCTGCAGTCATCCATTTCGCGTAGCCAACTGGCCACACCACACCGATGTGAACAGAAACTGAACACCCTCGATTTCCTGCTCTCTTCGTGTCGTCGATGCTGCAGTCTCTGTTGAGCTCATGGCTGTCTACCTGAACTGGCACGATCGCGATCCACACTGAGTATTCACTGCCACTGCTTCTATCGAGACCGGAAATGAAACGGGTTGACTTATCCCCACAATTAACGAGCTTATTAAAAGCAGCTAAACGATTAGCCAGTGATTGTGAGATTGATGTCGTCTTCCTGTTAGCAGATATTCCTTATGACTTCCTGGAGATCAGCAAATCTCTCGGGAAATTAAGGCTGGTGGTCTCCTCTGATAAACCGGATGTTCAACGAGCTGCCCAGGAAGACGGGATTGCCCTGGTTCCGCTGATCCACGAACCCCAGACCCGTCAGGTACAGATCAGCCAGGCCATTCTGGAAGCGATTGCCGACGAGATCCTCGCATCCGGCGACCGGATTATCGCACTGTATGCCGGCTTTGAGCGGGAGCACGCGGATTCACTGAGCATCGTCAGCCTGGCAGATCACCTGGCCAAGCTGACCTCACGCGATCTGCAGCGCCTGGAGACCAAGGTTCCTCTGCAGACTCTGCGAGCCGTGGTTGACCTGGCAGTGGAGATCGGCCGTGAAGGACGCGAAGGGAAGCCGGTCGGTGCTTTATTTGTTGTGGGGAACCACCGCAAAGTCCTGTCGCTTTCACACGAACAGGTTCACGACCCGTTCAAAGGCTACTCCCAGAAGGACCGCATGGTCAACAACCCGCGTGTCAAGGAGAGCATGAAGGAACTGGCTCAGATCGACGGTGCCTTTATTATCAGCTCAGACGGAGTCGTCCAGTCGGCAGGGCGGATTCTGAATGCATCTGCGGAAGGCCTGACACTCTCTAAGGGACTGGGATCCCGGCACTGGGCTGCCGCTGCGATTTCCAAGGAAACCGGCGCGATTGCCATCGCGGTTTCTGAGTCTACCGGTACTGTGCGGATTTTCCAGGACGGGTATGTCGTTTTGCGAATTGAACCGATGAGTAGTGCCATGAAATGGTTCGATTTTGATACCGAACCACCGCAGTCCGAGTAATATTCAAAATTTTCGCGGTCTGGTATCGCTGATGTATCGTGGCTTTTTACAAGCAGATACGTAAATTTTTCTGAATATTCTCTTCCCTCAAATTGTAATTTTTGCTATGAAACCCACGCAACATGTGGTGCAAGGCGTTTTTACATCCACAAAACCGTGTTGCCCGGCAGAGAAATCGAGTCTCTGCGGAGAGGACAGATTCACTTAATCTGACGATCGTGATTGGTTAAATCTGTTTTATTTAAGAGCTTCTTCAGCGGGAAGGGAGTCCCATGTCGAATGTAGCGATCAAACTCGTCGCCGTGACCGGAGTCGTTGGTCTCGGGGTACTGATGTTTCTTCAGGCTCAAAAAGGCATTCAGTCCACCAGCAACGAGAACCAGATCGAGCAGCATGCTTTGCTGGAAGGGGAAACGGTTTCTGTCACAGAAGCAGAACCGGAGTCTGGTACCATTCCTTCAGGTCAGGTCCCTGCAGAACTCTCCGAACTGGCAGCCCGTAATGCACAACCGCTGAAGGTTGATGAAAAGAAGCAGCCGGAGCTACCCTTTGCTCCCAACATCAAAACGCCGCGCCCCAAAATTAAACTGACTGCGGGCAACGAAACCGCAGGTAGCGATACAGGGGAAAATGAAAACGCTGTTTTCGAGGCTCAGAATGCGACTCCCAGTGAATTCGAACCGGACAATCAGGCAGCGTTGATGCCTGCCAGCAAGGGACTGGACTTCCGCGAAACTCCCGCAGAAGTGACACCTGAACCAGGCTTGAATCCATTTTCCCGAACTCCCCAGCCCGAACCAGCTGCTTCAGTTGAAAAGCAACCAACACCGGAACCTGTGGCGGAGCTCGATTTCAACGCTGGTCCTCAATTCGGCCCCGCGATGCCCAGCCCCGCACCAGCGGAGGAGAAAGCTCCCATAACCGAAGTCCCCCCGCGCGAAACACTCGTGACTGAGTTGGACTCTTCCAATCCATTCGATGCTGTTCCCGCACAATCCAAACCGGAAATGACACCCGAACCGGCGGCTGCAGAACCGCAACCCGAACCATTTGGTCTGGGCCCCGTTCCGGAACCAGCCGCACAGCAGAAACCGCTGCCCGCCGACGAATCGCCGGCGATGAAACTGGAAACCAATGCGTCTCCATTCGAATTGAAAACAGAGCCGACTCCGGAAACTCCCGCCGTCGATTCTAATCCATTTATGACTACTCCCGAGGCTAAGCAGGCAAATGAGCCCGCAACACAGCCGGCTGAACCTGCTGCCATTCCGGAAACTCCCAAAGTAGAGACGGATTTCAATCCATTCGGTAACGAACCTCAAATGAAAGCTCCCGAGCCTCAGCCAGAACTGAAAACGGCTGGAGAGGAGCCCACCAAACCAGAATTTGAACTGCAACCGGTCAAAGAACCCGAGCCTGCTCCCGCCGAGCCGGCATTCAGCATCAATCCGTCTCCGCAGATGAATCCAAAGGCGCCCGAGGAACCAGCGAGTCCTACCGTTCAAGAACCAACAGAGTCCGATGTTGTTGTCA is a window from the Gimesia benthica genome containing:
- a CDS encoding calcium/sodium antiporter, which translates into the protein MLLAFIAIIAGLALLIWSTDRFIDGAAVTSRYFGMSPLLIGMVVVGFGTSLPEMVVSVISASEGNAGVALGNAYGSNITNIALILGLTALINPLTVHSKILRKELPVLGGCTLLSAWQIWDGHISRLDAIVLLSVFAFLMGWTIWQAVRNPTDELEAEMERELSSHTMPIRSAVIWLLVGLVLLVVSSRMLVWGAVFLARYFGVSDLVIGLTIVAAGTSLPELASSIIATRKGEFDIAVGNVIGSNMFNTLAVVGLAGVIHPISVNGEVFSRDVMVMLALTFSLFILGRGWGGPGRINRYEGALLLACYIGYTWWLIRSALL
- a CDS encoding TrkH family potassium uptake protein is translated as MITKKSTRPDGSSVSRYQGSGVRHAMTPNRWLAPAELFLSSFIALIILGSLGLKFLPGIYQGEPLNWTDAIFTSTSAVCVTGLIVVDTATYFTLRGQALILLLIQLGGLGMLILTSVIITALGRKISLNLESVTADSRKLIPQVSARLLITNILKFTFLIEAAGAFLLYCMWVPRLGWKGAAWPAVFHSVSAFCNAGFSTNSNSLINYQDSPGTLLVISVLIILGGLGFVTMQELNLRFAQRQQSLPRIKRLSVHSQLVLWTSFILILGGWLLFAGFEWNGLLAEMSLTDKLSNSLFLSVTPRTAGFNSIDYEQATDSTNLLTMILMMIGGSPSSTAGGLKTTTFALLGLLAWSKLRSQTTTTFASRSIPDETIQRGTGLFVISTSVVVTGVFLMSSIGDFRGYEQRFLVRLFETISAFNTVGLSMGLTDSLSLPSRWVLIFLMFAGRTGPLVIASALIVRLAHRSKFRLAYEDVIVG
- a CDS encoding potassium channel family protein; the protein is MKRFVVIGLGNFGFSVARTLYEGGHDVIAIDLNETLVDRLASLISHAVVGDGTDLDTLVRISAKEADAAIVSTGDDITASILATMALHDLKIKDIYVKVVSNDHARVMDRIGVTDIVFPERDSAISLATRMTGSALLNYVKLGKGFSLQEMGVPNDWMGKSIRELKLRQEYDITIVAVHDILTDKIIASPDPDKLLNDTDTLLVAGEDKILDQIANIS
- a CDS encoding MarR family winged helix-turn-helix transcriptional regulator produces the protein MNPRASQTESQRVSFDSPEQEVFLQLWRTYDCLKVLEESLFVQFELSPQQYNVLRLLQMAAPETVQTMELGRRLISRCPDTTRMLDRLEKRGLVQRSRLPENRRVVEVAITEEGQTLLKRMEKAVVQMHGQQLGHLSDSEQQRLIRLLQKARAPHEDASCDWLDSL
- a CDS encoding sulfite exporter TauE/SafE family protein, with translation MPGSLGRNFGLAVQSVGMVSASIYILSARRPLDWGLLKPALAGALVGTPLGAALIAPFVPDLWVKLTFAVVWCSFGIMHLVKLKELVAAEGVSDRWRRYDTPLGLTVGFTGGIVASITGVGIDMMVYATLVLLYRADLKVAIPTSVLLMAFTSVVGISANLLLSRFHPGLYHMDPEVYANWLAAAPIVALGAPFGALVVNLISRTPTLLLVSLLCIVQFVWTIMHERVTGVALLAALGSVLAMNALFHVLYRCGRGEASLDRPGLAAGLPPVELVGDERGE
- a CDS encoding sugar phosphate isomerase/epimerase family protein, coding for MKYGLNMLLWTSDVNESHFGLLEQIKGWGYDGVELPVFEADEKKFAQVGNKLEELGLGRTAVTVCTPDENPISSDPAIREAGLNRLKRMIDMCAASGATHLCGPIHSALGEFSGSGRTAEEWKYGQEILAQAADHAQANNVILVCEYLNRFECYFLNTAEDCSQFTREVNHPNLKMMYDSFHANIEEKSITEAVKVCADQMVHVHISENDRSTPGEGGVNWDETFAALKEIKYDGWFTIEAFGLALPDLAAATRIWRKMFPTEEHLATKGLEFMKTRWEG
- a CDS encoding NAD(+)/NADH kinase, with the translated sequence MSESPLNLMFLLRDQSAHIQTAWDQIHAYLQSQSSVYVSAVSVIEDFTPDDSEADLVVVLGGDGAILRACRQMGLNQLPMIGVNLGRLGFLADLTPDGFCKNFAQIVERKYRIVEHLMFECKHYLADGSVNTYLGLNEVVISSAGAMSMIDVELTVNNELVTTYSGDGLIISTPVGSTAHSLSAGGPILKQDLQAFVITPICPHTPTNRPLVDNANALYSLSSPNAPEGAMLVIDGQIKVPYSSGDRLELKRAPVAFKLARIPGFNYYTRLNRKLGWGGQPKYGAE
- a CDS encoding DUF6263 family protein, whose translation is MRSTVFCLLTLMLSQFSAPLSVTSAADEDAKSYSLRYKFTPNEFVHYRVETENKITVQLNQDTQTSANSSNTLKHYRVISVNEEGNGTLETRIDRVKMKVQFDDATPATFDSEQNPEKDLEQFKPIRANISKPSRIVYSPLGKVISIQELKVDGEGAKFEEAQAPGKLDQEKTRRLGFLIPLPEEEVKVGGTWEDELDVEVALSKTLRKKVPVRRTFTLESVEDGLAVITFKTKIMTRLNDPKLSMQLIQKTPSGTIKLDIERGVIISQDVSLDKAQVGVFDGKGAMRAVSTRLETLVDPTEVAQKEQTTEAQ
- a CDS encoding DNA integrity scanning protein DisA nucleotide-binding domain protein; its protein translation is MKRVDLSPQLTSLLKAAKRLASDCEIDVVFLLADIPYDFLEISKSLGKLRLVVSSDKPDVQRAAQEDGIALVPLIHEPQTRQVQISQAILEAIADEILASGDRIIALYAGFEREHADSLSIVSLADHLAKLTSRDLQRLETKVPLQTLRAVVDLAVEIGREGREGKPVGALFVVGNHRKVLSLSHEQVHDPFKGYSQKDRMVNNPRVKESMKELAQIDGAFIISSDGVVQSAGRILNASAEGLTLSKGLGSRHWAAAAISKETGAIAIAVSESTGTVRIFQDGYVVLRIEPMSSAMKWFDFDTEPPQSE